The following proteins are co-located in the Paludisphaera rhizosphaerae genome:
- a CDS encoding aldehyde dehydrogenase family protein, whose product MATATKARKDKPAASYQTKLLIDGKFRDAVEGRTFATINPATEKEIAQVAEGTAADIDLAVKAARKAFDSGPWSKMDARDRGKLMYKLADLIEANIDDLAALESLDNGKPLKEARNGDLPLVVDCIRYYAGWADKITGDTIPIRGDYFCYSKREPVGVVGQIIPWNFPMLMVAWKWGPALAAGCTIVMKPAEQTPLTALRMGELAMEAGFPAGVINLVTGFGEPAGAPLVAHKDVDKIAFTGSTEVGKIIMRDAAKTLKRVTLELGGKSPNIVFADADLDAAVDGAMLGLFLNQGQCCCAGSRLLVQDKIYDKMVDKLAAATEKRKVGDPFAADTDQGPQIDEDQFNKILGYIAKGKEQGARCVTGGERAGDKGYFIKPTVFADVKDHMAIATDEIFGPVMQVLKFKDVEEVVQRANTTDYGLAAAVWSRDIGKAHSLADRLRAGTVWINCYDVFDAAAPFGGFKASGIGRELGFKALENYTEHKTVTVSLK is encoded by the coding sequence ATGGCCACCGCCACCAAGGCTCGCAAGGACAAGCCCGCCGCTTCTTACCAGACCAAGCTCCTGATCGACGGCAAGTTCCGCGACGCCGTCGAGGGGAGGACGTTCGCGACGATCAATCCCGCCACGGAGAAGGAGATCGCCCAGGTCGCCGAGGGGACCGCCGCCGACATCGACCTGGCGGTCAAGGCGGCTCGCAAGGCGTTCGACTCCGGGCCCTGGTCGAAGATGGACGCCCGCGACCGCGGCAAGCTGATGTACAAGCTGGCCGACCTGATCGAGGCCAACATCGACGACCTCGCGGCGCTGGAATCCCTGGACAACGGTAAGCCGCTGAAGGAAGCCCGCAACGGCGACCTGCCGCTGGTCGTCGACTGCATCCGCTACTACGCCGGCTGGGCCGACAAGATCACCGGCGACACCATCCCCATCCGCGGCGACTACTTCTGTTACAGCAAGCGAGAGCCCGTGGGAGTGGTCGGCCAGATCATCCCCTGGAACTTCCCGATGCTGATGGTCGCCTGGAAGTGGGGCCCCGCGCTGGCCGCCGGCTGCACCATCGTCATGAAGCCGGCCGAGCAGACGCCGCTGACCGCCCTCCGCATGGGCGAACTGGCGATGGAGGCCGGCTTCCCGGCCGGCGTCATCAACCTCGTCACCGGCTTCGGCGAGCCCGCCGGAGCGCCGCTGGTCGCCCACAAGGACGTCGACAAGATCGCGTTCACCGGCTCGACCGAGGTCGGCAAGATCATCATGCGGGACGCGGCCAAGACCCTGAAGCGGGTGACGCTGGAACTCGGCGGCAAGAGCCCCAACATCGTCTTCGCCGACGCCGACCTTGACGCGGCCGTCGACGGCGCCATGCTCGGCCTCTTCCTCAACCAGGGCCAGTGCTGCTGCGCCGGCAGCCGCCTGCTGGTCCAGGACAAGATCTACGACAAGATGGTGGACAAGCTCGCCGCGGCCACCGAGAAGCGGAAGGTCGGCGACCCGTTCGCGGCCGACACCGACCAGGGCCCGCAGATCGACGAGGACCAGTTCAACAAGATCCTCGGCTACATCGCCAAGGGGAAGGAGCAGGGCGCCAGGTGCGTCACGGGCGGCGAGCGCGCCGGCGACAAGGGCTACTTCATCAAGCCCACCGTCTTCGCCGACGTGAAGGACCACATGGCCATCGCCACCGACGAGATCTTCGGCCCCGTCATGCAGGTGCTGAAGTTCAAGGACGTTGAGGAAGTCGTCCAGCGGGCCAACACGACCGACTACGGCCTCGCCGCCGCCGTCTGGTCGCGCGACATCGGCAAGGCCCACTCCCTGGCCGACCGCCTGCGGGCCGGCACCGTCTGGATCAACTGCTACGACGTCTTCGACGCCGCCGCCCCCTTCGGCGGCTTCAAGGCCAGCGGCATCGGCCGCGAGCTGGGCTTCAAGGCCCTGGAAAACTACACCGAGCACAAGACGGTGACCGTGTCGCTGAAGTGA
- the serA gene encoding phosphoglycerate dehydrogenase, which produces MAYRVLVTDKLSEEGLALLRAEKDVEVVVDTKLAKDPKALKEALKDADGIAIRSGTTLTAEVLEGQTRLKAIVRAGVGVDNIDVPAATKQGIVVMNTPGGNTISTAEQTMALMLALSRNTPRADASLKAGKWDRNALTGVQLEGKTLGVVGLGRVGLAVAQRALGFEMKVLGYDPLLSAEKAQEHGVEFVPKLDDLWPQCDYITLHTPLTPETRHVVSAKAIASMKPNVRIINCARGGLIDDAALLEALNSGKVAGVAVDVFETEPPPADEPIVAHPKSVVTPHLGASTEEAQVNVAIEAAHLLCDYLIRGQVRCSVNTPTLDRAEMQALRGHLDLAWRLGLLHSQMDRGAISKAVLTYRGEAALKNTKLLTACFAAGLMEGSLDQNVNLVNALPFARERGLVIEEKSVEAPGDFGTLIQADVTTDKKTYTASGTLFGKEYLRLVRLGSFQLDAHFDGPLLIFTHNDRPGLIGFLGTTLGDLGVNIAQMNVGREKPGGEAIGVVNLDGVPSQEALDAIAKHQDILSVRLVKLPAQGVLPSWLGS; this is translated from the coding sequence GTGGCGTACCGCGTGCTCGTGACCGACAAGCTCTCCGAAGAAGGCCTGGCCCTCCTCCGCGCCGAGAAGGACGTCGAGGTCGTCGTCGACACCAAGCTGGCCAAGGATCCGAAGGCGCTGAAGGAAGCGCTGAAGGACGCCGACGGGATCGCCATCCGCTCCGGCACCACGCTCACGGCCGAGGTCCTGGAAGGCCAGACCCGGCTCAAGGCGATCGTCCGCGCCGGCGTTGGCGTCGACAACATCGACGTGCCCGCCGCCACCAAGCAGGGCATCGTCGTGATGAACACGCCGGGGGGGAACACGATCTCCACGGCCGAGCAGACGATGGCCCTGATGCTGGCCCTCTCGCGCAACACCCCCAGGGCCGACGCCAGCCTGAAGGCCGGCAAGTGGGACCGCAACGCCCTGACCGGCGTGCAGCTTGAGGGCAAGACGCTGGGCGTCGTCGGCCTCGGCCGCGTCGGCCTGGCGGTCGCCCAGCGGGCGCTCGGGTTCGAGATGAAGGTGCTGGGTTATGACCCGCTCCTCTCCGCTGAGAAGGCCCAGGAGCACGGCGTCGAGTTCGTCCCCAAGCTGGACGACCTCTGGCCCCAGTGCGACTACATCACCCTGCACACGCCGCTGACGCCCGAGACCCGCCACGTGGTCTCCGCCAAGGCGATCGCCTCGATGAAGCCGAACGTCCGGATCATCAACTGCGCCCGCGGCGGCCTGATCGACGACGCCGCCCTGCTGGAGGCGCTGAATTCGGGCAAGGTCGCGGGCGTCGCGGTCGACGTCTTCGAGACCGAGCCGCCGCCGGCCGACGAACCGATCGTCGCCCACCCGAAGTCGGTCGTCACGCCCCACCTCGGCGCCTCCACCGAGGAAGCCCAGGTGAACGTGGCCATTGAGGCCGCCCATCTCCTCTGCGACTACCTGATCCGCGGCCAGGTCCGCTGCTCCGTCAACACGCCGACCCTCGACCGGGCCGAGATGCAGGCTCTCCGCGGCCACCTCGACCTGGCCTGGCGGCTGGGTTTGCTGCACTCCCAGATGGACCGGGGCGCGATCAGCAAGGCCGTCCTCACCTACCGCGGCGAGGCTGCGCTCAAGAACACCAAGCTTCTCACCGCCTGCTTCGCCGCAGGCCTGATGGAAGGCTCGCTGGATCAGAACGTCAACCTCGTCAACGCCCTGCCGTTCGCTCGCGAGCGCGGGCTGGTCATCGAGGAAAAGTCCGTCGAGGCCCCCGGCGACTTCGGCACCCTGATCCAGGCCGACGTGACGACCGACAAGAAGACGTACACCGCCTCCGGCACGCTCTTCGGCAAGGAGTACCTGCGGCTGGTCCGGCTGGGCTCGTTCCAACTGGACGCCCACTTCGACGGCCCGCTGCTGATCTTCACCCACAACGACCGCCCCGGCCTGATCGGCTTCCTGGGGACGACGCTGGGCGACCTCGGCGTGAACATCGCCCAGATGAACGTCGGCCGCGAGAAGCCCGGCGGCGAGGCCATCGGCGTCGTCAACCTCGACGGCGTCCCCAGCCAGGAAGCCCTCGACGCCATCGCCAAGCACCAGGACATCCTCAGCGTCCGCCTCGTCAAGCTCCCCGCCCAGGGCGTGCTGCCGAGCTGGCTGGGCTCCTGA